A genome region from Psychrobacter jeotgali includes the following:
- a CDS encoding acetoin reductase has translation MSANETTSTPKKVAVITGSAVGLGNSIATRLANDGFKIVLHDIDKENLKQAEKKLRDSGFEVTAVVGDVSSRDDQFNLVKQAVDKFGQIDVFVNNAGVESVAPFLDIEESEIDKLFNVNIKGVIFGTQAAAEQMKQQDGVGKIINACSIAGHESYEMLSLYCATKFAVRSFTYATAKELAEYDIRVNAYCPGVADTPMWERIDQAFVDHKGYEPKQAWNEFTGGILVGRPQQPEDVANLVSFLASKDADYITGQTILTDGGMVFR, from the coding sequence ATGTCAGCTAATGAAACAACATCAACCCCTAAAAAAGTGGCGGTTATTACGGGTTCAGCAGTAGGATTAGGGAATTCTATTGCAACACGATTAGCCAATGACGGTTTCAAAATCGTATTGCATGATATTGATAAAGAGAATCTCAAACAAGCAGAAAAGAAACTTAGAGATTCTGGTTTTGAGGTTACTGCGGTAGTAGGCGATGTCTCAAGTCGGGATGATCAGTTTAACTTAGTAAAACAGGCGGTAGATAAGTTCGGTCAGATAGATGTCTTCGTTAATAACGCTGGCGTCGAGTCGGTAGCACCTTTTCTAGATATTGAAGAGTCTGAAATCGATAAACTATTCAATGTTAATATAAAAGGAGTCATCTTCGGTACGCAAGCGGCTGCTGAGCAGATGAAGCAGCAAGATGGTGTCGGCAAGATCATAAATGCTTGTAGTATTGCCGGTCATGAGTCCTATGAGATGTTGAGTCTGTACTGCGCTACTAAATTTGCGGTACGCTCTTTTACTTACGCCACTGCGAAAGAGTTGGCTGAGTATGATATTCGAGTCAATGCTTATTGCCCAGGAGTCGCTGATACGCCGATGTGGGAGCGCATCGATCAAGCGTTCGTCGATCATAAAGGCTATGAGCCAAAGCAGGCATGGAACGAGTTTACAGGTGGAATCTTAGTAGGTCGTCCTCAGCAGCCTGAAGATGTCGCAAACTTAGTTTCATTTTTAGCATCGAAGGATGCAGACTATATCACCGGACAAACGATTCTTACCGATGGCGGTATGGTGTTCAGATAA
- the fadA gene encoding acetyl-CoA C-acyltransferase FadA, whose product MTTLSPKDVVIVDGVRSAMGKSKNGMFRHVRADSLSAELVRALVERNDFDPKDVEDIIWGCVNQTLEQGLNIGRNIGLLAGIPKTTGGQTVNRLCGSSMQALHTAAAQIMTNQGDTFIIGGVEHMGHVGMMHGVDLNPEASKHYAKASNMMGLTAEMLGRMNNVSREEQDAFGLESHRRAWEATTEGRFDNEIVGIEGHDEAGRLQLCTVDEVIRPDATIEQMQKLRPAFDPKGGTVTAATSSALSDGASAMLVMSAQKAKDLGLKPRARIRSMAIAGCDAAIMGYGPVPASQKALKRAGMSLDDIQTIELNEAFAAQSLSVLKAMNLQDKQDIVNINGGAIALGHPLGCSGARITVTLLNAMEQMDTEIGLATMCIGLGQGIATVIERV is encoded by the coding sequence ATGACAACTTTAAGTCCAAAAGACGTAGTCATCGTAGACGGTGTACGCTCAGCGATGGGTAAATCAAAAAACGGTATGTTCCGCCATGTGCGTGCTGATAGCTTATCAGCTGAGTTGGTACGTGCACTAGTTGAGCGCAATGACTTTGATCCAAAAGATGTTGAAGACATTATTTGGGGCTGTGTTAACCAAACCCTAGAGCAAGGTCTGAACATCGGTCGCAATATCGGTTTACTAGCAGGTATTCCCAAGACTACCGGCGGTCAAACGGTTAACCGTCTATGCGGCTCATCAATGCAAGCGCTGCACACTGCGGCTGCACAAATCATGACCAATCAAGGTGATACCTTCATCATTGGTGGTGTCGAGCACATGGGTCACGTCGGGATGATGCACGGCGTTGATTTGAACCCTGAGGCTTCCAAGCATTATGCTAAAGCCTCAAACATGATGGGCTTGACCGCTGAGATGCTCGGCCGTATGAATAACGTTAGCCGCGAAGAGCAAGATGCTTTTGGTCTTGAGTCGCATCGCCGAGCTTGGGAGGCGACTACTGAAGGCCGTTTTGATAATGAAATAGTCGGTATCGAAGGCCATGATGAAGCGGGTCGCCTGCAGCTTTGTACCGTTGATGAAGTGATTCGTCCGGATGCTACTATCGAGCAAATGCAAAAACTACGTCCAGCCTTTGATCCTAAAGGTGGTACGGTCACTGCAGCGACTTCATCAGCTCTATCTGATGGTGCCTCAGCAATGCTGGTTATGAGCGCGCAAAAGGCCAAAGACTTAGGTCTGAAGCCACGGGCACGCATTCGCAGTATGGCTATTGCCGGTTGTGACGCGGCTATTATGGGTTATGGTCCAGTACCCGCCAGCCAAAAAGCACTTAAACGTGCTGGCATGAGCCTTGATGATATTCAAACTATCGAGCTGAACGAAGCCTTTGCGGCGCAAAGCTTATCTGTACTAAAAGCTATGAACCTGCAAGATAAGCAAGATATCGTCAATATCAATGGTGGCGCCATTGCCTTAGGTCATCCACTAGGCTGTTCAGGCGCACGTATTACGGTGACCTTGCTAAACGCTATGGAGCAGATGGATACTGAGATTGGTCTAGCCACTATGTGTATCGGTCTCGGTCAAGGTATTGCTACGGTTATTGAGCGTGTGTAA